From Ancylobacter pratisalsi, one genomic window encodes:
- a CDS encoding LysR family transcriptional regulator yields the protein MIDRFELLLALAKERHFGRAAESCGVTQPTLSAGLKQLEEQLGVRLVERGSRFIGFTPEGERALQWARRVIGDVRAMRQEIAGMRRGLTGHLRIAAIPTAMPMLSELTTPFHEKHADVRFTLISASSNEVLRLIENLETDAGVTYLDNDPLGRVKTVPLYKEGYRFITSKDSPLGDRESVTWKDIGQVPLCLLTPDMQNRRIVDKQLAEAGHATTPMLEANSTIALLSHVRTGKWASVVANTLADVFAFPDSIRSIPIEQPAVLHQMGLVVLDRDPMTPIVTALMQEARLIAPGLTSRI from the coding sequence GTGATCGACCGTTTTGAATTATTGCTGGCGCTCGCCAAGGAGCGTCATTTCGGCCGCGCGGCGGAATCGTGCGGCGTGACCCAGCCGACGCTCTCAGCCGGCCTCAAGCAGCTTGAAGAACAGCTCGGCGTGCGCCTTGTCGAGCGCGGTTCCCGCTTCATCGGCTTTACGCCGGAGGGCGAGCGCGCGCTGCAATGGGCCCGGCGGGTCATCGGCGACGTGCGCGCCATGCGCCAGGAGATCGCCGGCATGCGCCGGGGTCTCACCGGCCACCTGCGCATCGCCGCCATTCCCACCGCCATGCCGATGCTCTCCGAGCTCACCACGCCGTTCCACGAGAAGCACGCGGATGTGCGCTTCACCCTGATCTCGGCCAGCTCCAACGAGGTGCTGCGGCTGATCGAGAACCTGGAGACCGATGCCGGCGTCACCTATCTCGACAACGACCCGCTGGGGCGGGTGAAGACGGTGCCGCTCTACAAGGAAGGCTACCGCTTCATCACCTCGAAGGACTCGCCCCTGGGCGACCGCGAGAGCGTGACGTGGAAGGACATCGGCCAGGTGCCGCTGTGCCTGCTGACCCCCGACATGCAGAATCGCCGCATCGTCGACAAGCAGCTCGCCGAAGCCGGCCACGCCACTACCCCGATGCTGGAGGCCAACTCCACCATCGCGCTGCTGTCGCATGTGCGCACCGGCAAATGGGCCAGCGTCGTCGCCAACACGCTGGCGGACGTATTCGCCTTCCCCGACAGCATTCGCTCCATCCCGATCGAACAGCCGGCGGTCCTGCACCAGATGGGCCTCGTGGTGCTCGACCGCGATCCGATGACGCCCATCGTCACCGCGCTGATGCAGGAGGCCCGCCTCATCGCTCCGGGACTGACGAGCCGTATCTAG
- a CDS encoding DNA recombination protein RmuC: MDQVLLVLRGHPVTLAELLAGVAVVALFMLLMVQRSVARSARARADEADEQARRAQETEERLIALARSQAETTGRVQSMTEYLAQRQGELARAVAERLDASSHRMGESLARASEATHENLAKLNERLALVDQARASLGELSGQVMSLRQTLSNKQARGAFGEGRLQAIIADGLPRDSFAFQHTLSNNRRADCAVFLPGDARPLLIDSKFPLEAVTAFREAEHAEARRQAEARLKQDVGKHIRDIAERYLISGETQDMALMFVPSESVYAELNEHFDEVIQQAFRARVILVSPSLLMLAVQVVQAICRDARMREQADLIRKECGSLVADVMRLRDRIANLEKHFGQVGEDVAQAAISADKIARRGARIEQLEFDTPSPAPAAAARTPAPDTDTEVANDQLPAPLGFRAGRAAERDAGRAAE, encoded by the coding sequence ATGGATCAGGTCCTTCTCGTTCTCCGCGGCCACCCTGTGACGCTGGCCGAGCTGCTGGCCGGCGTCGCCGTCGTGGCTCTCTTCATGCTGCTGATGGTGCAGCGCTCGGTGGCCCGCAGCGCCCGTGCGCGCGCCGATGAGGCCGACGAACAGGCGCGGCGCGCCCAGGAGACCGAAGAACGCCTCATCGCGCTCGCCCGCAGCCAGGCGGAAACCACCGGGCGGGTGCAGTCGATGACGGAATATCTGGCCCAGCGCCAGGGCGAGCTGGCCCGCGCCGTCGCCGAGCGGCTCGACGCCTCCTCTCATCGCATGGGCGAGAGCCTCGCCCGCGCCAGCGAGGCGACGCACGAAAATCTGGCGAAGCTCAATGAGCGCCTCGCACTGGTCGACCAGGCGCGCGCCAGTCTTGGCGAACTGTCCGGGCAGGTCATGAGCCTGCGCCAGACGCTGTCGAACAAGCAGGCGCGCGGCGCTTTTGGCGAGGGCCGGCTCCAGGCCATCATCGCCGACGGCCTGCCGCGCGACAGCTTCGCCTTCCAGCACACCCTGTCGAACAACCGGCGTGCCGACTGCGCGGTGTTCCTGCCGGGCGACGCCCGTCCGCTGCTCATCGATTCCAAATTTCCGCTGGAGGCCGTCACCGCCTTCCGCGAGGCGGAGCACGCCGAGGCGCGCCGGCAGGCCGAGGCCCGGCTGAAGCAGGATGTCGGCAAGCACATCAGGGACATCGCCGAGCGCTATCTCATCAGCGGCGAGACCCAGGACATGGCGCTGATGTTCGTGCCCTCGGAATCGGTCTATGCCGAGCTCAACGAGCATTTCGACGAGGTCATCCAGCAGGCCTTCCGCGCCCGCGTCATCCTCGTCTCGCCCTCGCTGCTGATGCTCGCGGTGCAGGTGGTGCAGGCGATCTGCCGCGACGCGCGGATGCGCGAGCAGGCGGACCTGATCCGCAAGGAGTGCGGCAGCCTCGTCGCCGACGTCATGCGCCTGCGCGATCGCATCGCCAATCTGGAAAAGCACTTCGGGCAGGTCGGCGAGGATGTGGCCCAGGCCGCGATCTCCGCCGACAAGATCGCGCGGCGCGGCGCGCGCATCGAGCAGCTCGAATTCGACACCCCCTCGCCCGCGCCGGCCGCCGCCGCGCGCACTCCCGCTCCCGACACCGACACGGAAGTGGCGAACGACCAGCTTCCAGCGCCACTCGGCTTCCGCGCCGGGCGGGCAGCCGAGCGCGACGCGGGGCGCGCGGCGGAATAG
- the def gene encoding peptide deformylase, with product MSVRPLVIIPDSRLRLVSDPIVRVDAKVRSLVEDMFETMYDAPGIGLAAVQIGVPERVITVDVGQRESDEEDGEARKNPIALINPEIIGESEDLSVYSEGCLSIPEYYADVERPARVRVRYMDLDGETREIDAEGLLATCVQHEIDHLNGVLFIDHISKLKRDRVMKKFTKIAKEKERDGA from the coding sequence ATGTCGGTACGCCCCCTCGTCATCATTCCGGATTCCCGCCTGCGCCTCGTTTCCGACCCCATTGTGCGGGTCGACGCGAAGGTGCGCTCGCTTGTCGAGGACATGTTCGAGACCATGTACGATGCCCCCGGCATCGGGCTGGCGGCGGTCCAGATCGGCGTGCCCGAGCGCGTGATCACGGTTGATGTCGGCCAGCGCGAAAGCGACGAGGAAGACGGCGAGGCCAGGAAGAACCCGATCGCGCTGATCAATCCAGAGATCATCGGCGAATCCGAGGACCTGTCGGTCTATTCCGAGGGCTGCCTGTCGATCCCGGAATATTACGCCGATGTGGAGCGCCCGGCGCGGGTGCGGGTACGCTACATGGATCTCGACGGCGAGACGCGCGAGATCGACGCCGAGGGCCTGCTCGCCACCTGCGTGCAGCACGAGATCGACCATCTCAACGGCGTCCTGTTCATCGACCACATCTCCAAGCTCAAGCGCGACCGGGTGATGAAGAAGTTCACCAAGATCGCGAAAGAGAAGGAGCGTGACGGCGCCTGA
- a CDS encoding DUF1328 domain-containing protein — MLGWALTFLVIALIAAVLGFGGIAGTAIGIAKIIFFVAIILFLISAVFGMMRGRGVS; from the coding sequence ATGCTGGGTTGGGCACTGACATTTCTGGTGATCGCGCTGATCGCGGCGGTCCTCGGCTTCGGCGGCATCGCCGGCACGGCGATCGGCATCGCCAAGATCATCTTCTTCGTCGCGATCATCCTGTTCCTCATCTCCGCCGTGTTCGGCATGATGCGTGGGCGCGGGGTTTCCTAG